The proteins below are encoded in one region of Methanosarcina barkeri 3:
- a CDS encoding NOG1 family protein, translating into MIFEKIHTVPTSEELINKAFKRSARAMSGKTIDSRESRLRANESMLLTAANILTDNLANIVRRFPSFEHLPRFYYELTDILVGVEKLKMSLASVDWASRKIHEISRNYVGKIRNSDLPEPVRKEAFGRLASIIKSINKDLLFLNEARNILRKLPDVQDEPTIVIAGYPNVGKSSFVSKITGASPEIAPYPFTTKGVTIGHFMRDGVRYQVMDTPGLLDRPMSERNDIERQAITAIHYLDAVVMFMIDPSESCGYEIGAQEHLLAEIRENFKLPLLVVANKSDRSEFKKLNDVDFNISTVTGEGIEDVMDRLIQMIKEKRLSSSSEETDIEPAI; encoded by the coding sequence ATGATCTTCGAGAAAATCCACACAGTTCCTACTTCCGAGGAATTAATCAATAAAGCCTTTAAGCGGTCAGCGCGGGCTATGTCCGGGAAAACCATAGATAGCAGGGAAAGCCGATTAAGGGCCAATGAGTCCATGTTGCTAACAGCCGCAAACATTCTGACGGATAATCTTGCAAATATAGTAAGGCGATTCCCAAGTTTCGAACACTTACCCAGATTTTATTATGAACTCACGGACATCCTTGTAGGCGTAGAAAAACTTAAGATGTCACTTGCATCCGTGGACTGGGCCAGCAGGAAGATCCATGAGATTTCAAGAAACTATGTTGGGAAAATTAGAAATTCTGATCTTCCGGAGCCTGTCCGAAAAGAAGCATTTGGGAGGCTTGCTTCGATTATCAAGTCGATTAACAAAGATCTTCTATTCCTAAACGAAGCCCGAAACATCTTGCGGAAACTTCCTGATGTACAGGACGAGCCCACAATTGTAATTGCTGGCTACCCCAATGTAGGAAAGTCAAGTTTCGTCTCAAAAATCACAGGAGCAAGCCCTGAAATCGCCCCATATCCATTTACAACAAAAGGCGTAACAATCGGGCATTTCATGCGAGATGGTGTGCGTTACCAGGTTATGGATACTCCTGGACTTCTTGACCGCCCGATGTCCGAGAGAAACGATATAGAAAGGCAGGCAATTACCGCGATTCATTACCTTGATGCAGTTGTGATGTTTATGATTGACCCCAGTGAAAGCTGCGGATACGAAATCGGAGCCCAGGAACATTTACTTGCAGAAATTCGTGAGAACTTCAAACTTCCCTTGCTTGTGGTTGCAAACAAATCTGATAGATCAGAGTTCAAGAAATTGAATGACGTGGACTTTAATATTTCCACAGTTACCGGGGAAGGAATTGAAGACGTAATGGATAGGCTTATTCAAATGATTAAAGAAAAACGCCTTTCATCTTCTTCAGAAGAGACGGACATCGAGCCTGCGATCTAA
- a CDS encoding CBS domain-containing protein, which translates to MELTPIQKDIIIALINLQRQKDRAIKGEEIAEVIKRNPGTIRNQMQLLKALGLVEGVPGPKGGYKPTGAAYDALRIQQLKNESVVPLYRNNALVNGATAADISFTTVRNPDACSGVVRVIGNTKDFVMDDKLQVGPTPVNRLIIRGEVTGRDDTNNSILFNITEMISLPKKHVKHYMKYPPLLVNLNASIQEATRLFIRNNVHGAPVEDKGKIVGIVTYTDIAHAIAQGKPNVKVKDIMTKELITVDGDMQLYDVVKLFHKYNVGRLIVTINGVPKGTLSKTDVLNELAVY; encoded by the coding sequence ATGGAACTTACTCCGATTCAAAAAGACATTATTATTGCATTAATCAACCTTCAGCGGCAAAAGGACCGGGCAATCAAAGGAGAAGAAATAGCAGAGGTAATCAAGCGTAATCCTGGAACCATCCGCAATCAGATGCAGTTATTGAAGGCCCTTGGGCTTGTAGAGGGCGTGCCCGGACCAAAGGGAGGCTATAAACCCACAGGAGCAGCTTATGACGCATTAAGAATCCAACAACTGAAAAATGAATCCGTGGTTCCTCTTTATAGAAACAACGCTTTAGTTAATGGGGCTACAGCTGCTGATATTAGTTTTACTACGGTTAGAAATCCTGATGCTTGCAGCGGAGTCGTCCGCGTAATAGGAAACACAAAAGACTTCGTGATGGACGATAAGCTTCAGGTAGGCCCTACTCCTGTAAACCGCCTGATAATCCGTGGAGAAGTCACAGGAAGGGATGACACTAACAATTCTATTCTGTTCAATATAACAGAAATGATTTCTCTACCTAAAAAGCATGTCAAACATTATATGAAGTATCCTCCTTTACTTGTGAACCTGAACGCAAGTATCCAGGAGGCAACGAGACTTTTTATCCGGAACAACGTTCACGGAGCCCCCGTAGAAGATAAAGGAAAAATCGTAGGAATCGTTACCTATACCGATATTGCTCACGCAATTGCTCAGGGAAAACCCAACGTAAAAGTCAAAGACATTATGACAAAAGAACTTATCACGGTCGATGGAGATATGCAGCTCTACGATGTGGTAAAACTTTTCCACAAGTACAATGTAGGCAGGCTTATTGTAACTATTAATGGCGTACCTAAAGGGACACTGTCAAAAACTGATGTCCTGAACGAACTGGCAGTTTACTGA
- a CDS encoding 3-isopropylmalate dehydratase large subunit, giving the protein MSGNENRPMTVSEKIFSKASGSSVKAGDFVLANIDLAMTHDITGPLAVKGFYEIMKDREEKKVWDPKKIVIVFDHQVPADSINATANHIMLREFAEEQGILNYDVYEGVCHQVLPEKGHVLPGNLIVGSDSHTCAYGALGAFSTGIGSTDMAAVFATGKLWFRVPETFRFEVEGNLPKHVYSKDLILHLIGDVGVEGARYMAAEFGGSTIHSLSIPERMTMSNMAIEMGGKAGIIEADEVTANYLKERILYYEFDPYWKSDEDATYVGIRHYDISDLEPQVACPHHVDNVKPVTEVEGTKLDQIFVGSCTNGRFEDIKLMADIMGDEPVAKGVRLLVVPASRTEYMKLLKAGYIEKLMNAGAIVESPCCGPCMGGSFGLLGAGEVGLATSNRNFKGREGSPESFVYLSSPATAGASALTGEITDPRKV; this is encoded by the coding sequence ATGTCTGGTAATGAAAATCGTCCGATGACCGTTTCGGAAAAGATCTTTTCGAAGGCCTCCGGAAGTTCCGTGAAAGCCGGGGATTTCGTACTGGCAAATATCGACCTGGCAATGACTCACGATATTACAGGTCCGCTAGCAGTCAAAGGCTTTTACGAGATAATGAAGGATAGAGAAGAGAAAAAAGTATGGGATCCCAAGAAAATAGTGATTGTATTCGATCACCAGGTTCCTGCAGATTCTATTAACGCCACAGCAAATCATATTATGCTTCGAGAGTTTGCTGAAGAACAGGGCATTTTAAATTATGACGTATATGAAGGAGTTTGCCATCAGGTTCTTCCCGAAAAAGGACACGTACTACCAGGAAACCTTATAGTTGGCTCAGACTCTCATACTTGTGCTTATGGTGCTCTGGGGGCATTTTCTACAGGTATAGGGTCTACTGATATGGCTGCCGTTTTTGCCACTGGCAAACTCTGGTTCAGGGTACCCGAGACTTTCCGTTTTGAAGTAGAAGGCAACCTTCCAAAACACGTTTACTCAAAAGACCTTATCCTTCACCTCATTGGCGATGTAGGGGTAGAAGGTGCCAGGTATATGGCAGCCGAGTTTGGAGGCTCAACAATCCACTCTCTTTCGATTCCAGAACGTATGACTATGTCCAATATGGCAATTGAAATGGGAGGAAAAGCAGGAATCATCGAAGCTGATGAAGTGACTGCAAACTACCTCAAAGAGCGGATTCTGTATTACGAGTTTGACCCATATTGGAAATCCGATGAAGATGCAACATACGTGGGAATCAGGCACTACGATATATCTGACCTGGAGCCTCAGGTAGCCTGCCCTCACCATGTGGATAACGTAAAACCCGTAACCGAGGTTGAGGGAACGAAACTTGACCAGATCTTTGTGGGTTCCTGCACGAACGGCAGGTTCGAAGATATTAAACTCATGGCTGATATTATGGGCGACGAGCCAGTAGCTAAAGGCGTTCGCTTGCTTGTAGTTCCCGCTTCAAGGACTGAGTACATGAAACTCTTGAAAGCCGGGTATATAGAAAAACTCATGAATGCGGGTGCAATCGTAGAATCACCGTGCTGCGGTCCCTGTATGGGTGGCTCTTTCGGCTTGCTTGGTGCAGGAGAAGTGGGCCTTGCAACCTCGAACCGTAATTTCAAGGGCAGAGAAGGAAGTCCAGAGTCTTTTGTATATCTGTCTTCCCCTGCAACTGCAGGAGCATCAGCTCTTACCGGAGAAATCACTGATCCAAGGAAAGTTTGA
- a CDS encoding PGF-pre-PGF domain-containing protein encodes MRARIKILLIIFIFIISSSATSSAKEVTVDDDSGADFRSIQEAVNNSIPGDTIIVRPGTYTENILINITRLTVRSESRNNNVQIKPLDESESVFLIKADNVTISGFNITGTNKEISDHRGGICLENAGNCSIMGNIFIENKNGVFLNRSSYNTVSENLFFNDELNEEIFTYQADMNNLIGNTIENGYITQGAESSGNLIAGNKISNGGIIIGCCGRNNVVSGNTISNCSLGISAFDTGVNFSNNRITDCQCGIHLSFTGGAGVYDNTISYCGVGISLSEGCLGVEIVNNTITSSAECGIVDQYNEGGKQIYNNYFNNTVNVRFGEGAGNTWNSSLTSGSNIAGGPYIGGNFWAKPDGTGFSQICVDLDGDGIGDLPYKVYEDPYNVYEDEFDYLPLVSLSGLQNTVSPTANFTASATNGPAPLAVKFTDLSKNAVVWNWDFDGDGISDSIKQNPVYAYKTSGNYTVNLTVSNGINTSSKLVNITIGKRVSATWPFVYITNNGAFSVIDTATGLVITSVKVGRWPEGVAVTPDGKTAYVANYWDNNVSVIDTATNKVTTTVDVRSGPSEVVVTPDGRKVYVTNQGNGTVSIIDTANDTVIATVPVGNTPMGIAVAPDGKKVYVTNSGNTNTPEYTVSVIDTATNMVTSTVYVGEHPWGVAVTPDGTKVYVTTYYYISVIDTATNTVIDTVDVRRRPQEVVVNPTGTKVYVTDGDGFVSVIDTSTRKVVTTLNVGKYPEEIAVTPNGKKVYVVTKGNYENNYSNNISVIDTSNDTVSAKVNIEFSPGGLAIIPDLESVFPVANFSSNVSEGFAPLSVQFKDISENATGWNWDFGDGDTSTEQNPTHTYFSAGTYNVNLVVSNANGMSSKLATITVQGQSSSSGGSSRSGSSNGGGGSAGVGGSPESQSNIEAKEISQTFITSGSAAKFNFPQKATPVMYLSFDSKKTNGKTTTIVEMLKGKSTLVTELPSGEVYKYLNIWVGNVGFGNSNNIVNAVINFKVEKTWIQDKNIDKSSITLNRYNDTKWSQLSTNLLGEDDKYLYFTAKTLGFSPFAITGKITATRTAIQPAAGNKTPSAVDDTQNNAGNRTANIDQTPERTQSSNTSGKESTKTSGFEITSGIVCLLSVLLYKRG; translated from the coding sequence ATGAGAGCTCGAATAAAAATTCTTTTAATAATTTTTATTTTTATAATATCCAGTTCAGCTACTTCATCGGCAAAGGAAGTTACAGTAGATGATGATTCTGGAGCTGATTTCAGGTCAATTCAGGAAGCTGTTAATAATTCTATACCAGGGGACACAATAATCGTGAGACCTGGAACTTATACTGAAAACATTCTTATTAATATAACAAGGCTAACTGTCAGGTCGGAATCGAGAAATAACAATGTGCAAATAAAACCTTTGGATGAGAGTGAAAGTGTTTTTCTCATAAAAGCTGATAATGTAACAATTAGCGGCTTCAATATAACAGGAACTAATAAGGAGATTTCTGATCATAGAGGTGGAATCTGTCTTGAGAATGCTGGAAATTGCTCAATTATGGGGAATATTTTCATTGAAAACAAGAATGGTGTGTTTCTTAATAGATCTAGTTATAATACCGTTTCTGAGAACTTATTTTTTAATGATGAGCTTAACGAAGAGATATTTACGTATCAAGCCGATATGAATAATTTGATAGGTAACACCATTGAAAACGGTTATATTACGCAAGGAGCCGAGTCATCAGGCAATTTAATAGCCGGAAATAAAATTTCTAACGGCGGTATCATTATTGGCTGTTGTGGGAGAAATAATGTAGTATCAGGTAATACGATCTCAAATTGTTCCCTCGGAATTAGTGCATTTGATACGGGAGTAAATTTTAGTAATAACAGGATTACTGACTGCCAATGTGGTATACATCTCTCGTTTACGGGAGGAGCAGGAGTTTATGATAATACAATATCATACTGTGGTGTAGGAATTAGTTTAAGTGAAGGCTGTCTTGGCGTTGAAATAGTCAACAACACGATAACGTCCAGTGCAGAATGCGGGATTGTTGATCAGTACAACGAAGGCGGCAAACAGATCTATAATAATTATTTTAATAACACTGTAAACGTAAGGTTTGGAGAGGGCGCAGGGAATACCTGGAACAGTTCACTTACTTCAGGCAGTAATATTGCCGGAGGTCCTTACATTGGAGGAAACTTCTGGGCAAAACCCGATGGAACCGGATTTTCCCAGATCTGCGTGGATTTGGATGGAGATGGGATTGGAGACCTGCCTTATAAAGTCTATGAGGATCCTTATAACGTCTATGAGGACGAGTTTGACTATTTACCTCTTGTATCTCTGTCCGGTCTGCAGAATACAGTAAGTCCCACTGCAAACTTTACAGCCAGCGCCACTAATGGTCCTGCACCCCTTGCTGTCAAGTTTACAGACCTTTCGAAAAACGCAGTTGTATGGAACTGGGACTTTGATGGTGATGGAATATCAGACTCCATAAAACAAAATCCTGTATATGCGTACAAGACTTCAGGAAACTATACCGTTAATTTGACAGTTAGCAATGGAATCAATACTAGTTCCAAACTTGTTAACATAACTATTGGAAAAAGGGTCTCAGCCACATGGCCATTTGTATACATTACGAATAACGGTGCTTTCTCTGTAATTGACACAGCCACAGGATTAGTTATAACATCTGTGAAAGTAGGACGTTGGCCTGAAGGAGTTGCAGTCACACCAGATGGAAAAACAGCATATGTAGCGAACTATTGGGACAACAATGTTTCTGTGATTGATACAGCCACAAACAAGGTTACAACTACAGTGGATGTAAGAAGTGGTCCTTCTGAAGTTGTAGTCACACCGGATGGAAGAAAAGTATATGTGACGAACCAGGGCAACGGTACAGTTTCTATAATTGACACCGCAAACGATACTGTTATAGCCACTGTGCCTGTAGGAAATACTCCTATGGGAATTGCAGTAGCTCCAGATGGAAAAAAGGTATATGTGACGAACTCTGGTAATACTAATACCCCTGAATATACGGTTTCTGTAATTGATACAGCAACTAACATGGTTACATCTACGGTATATGTAGGCGAACATCCTTGGGGAGTTGCAGTCACACCTGATGGAACAAAGGTATATGTGACAACCTACTACTATATCTCTGTAATTGATACAGCTACAAATACCGTTATAGATACGGTGGATGTAAGAAGAAGACCTCAAGAAGTTGTAGTCAATCCAACAGGAACAAAGGTATATGTGACTGATGGAGATGGCTTTGTCTCTGTAATTGATACATCTACAAGAAAAGTTGTAACCACATTGAATGTAGGAAAGTATCCTGAAGAGATTGCAGTCACACCTAATGGAAAAAAGGTATACGTGGTAACCAAGGGCAATTATGAGAACAATTATAGCAACAATATCTCTGTAATTGACACCTCAAACGATACTGTTTCAGCAAAAGTGAATATTGAGTTTTCTCCTGGAGGACTTGCAATCATCCCAGATCTAGAATCAGTATTTCCAGTAGCTAACTTCAGCAGCAATGTCAGTGAGGGTTTTGCACCTCTCTCAGTTCAGTTTAAAGACATCTCAGAAAACGCAACAGGATGGAACTGGGACTTTGGAGATGGTGATACTTCAACCGAGCAAAACCCAACCCATACTTATTTTTCAGCAGGAACCTATAATGTTAACCTTGTAGTAAGCAATGCAAACGGGATGTCCTCAAAACTAGCTACAATAACTGTACAGGGCCAGAGCAGTTCGAGCGGCGGCAGCAGTAGAAGTGGAAGTAGTAATGGTGGAGGTGGAAGTGCTGGCGTTGGTGGATCTCCTGAATCTCAAAGTAATATTGAGGCTAAAGAGATTTCACAGACTTTCATAACAAGTGGAAGCGCTGCAAAGTTTAACTTCCCACAAAAGGCTACTCCTGTCATGTATCTGAGTTTCGATTCAAAGAAGACAAACGGAAAGACAACAACTATTGTTGAGATGTTGAAAGGGAAGTCGACTCTAGTTACAGAATTGCCTTCTGGCGAAGTTTACAAGTATTTAAACATCTGGGTCGGAAATGTCGGTTTTGGGAATTCAAATAATATCGTAAATGCGGTCATAAATTTCAAGGTTGAAAAAACCTGGATTCAGGATAAAAATATCGACAAATCCTCGATCACTCTTAACAGGTACAATGACACGAAATGGAGCCAGCTTTCAACTAACCTGTTAGGAGAGGATGACAAGTACTTATATTTTACAGCTAAAACACTCGGATTCTCTCCTTTTGCAATAACTGGTAAAATTACAGCAACAAGAACTGCAATACAGCCCGCAGCTGGAAATAAAACACCGTCAGCGGTGGATGATACACAAAATAATGCTGGAAATAGAACAGCAAACATCGATCAGACACCTGAGAGAACTCAAAGTTCAAACACCTCTGGAAAAGAAAGCACTAAAACGTCGGGATTTGAAATAACCTCTGGTATAGTCTGTCTTCTGAGCGTACTCTTGTACAAAAGAGGATAA
- the hisE gene encoding phosphoribosyl-ATP diphosphatase, translating into MPDADLSILNRVYDIILDRKQNYDERSYVCKLLNHRKGMNKILEKVGEESIETILAVRNENHAEIISESSDLIFHLLVMLAANNVTLDEIAAELTARHENMKRD; encoded by the coding sequence ATGCCGGATGCTGACCTATCAATCTTGAACAGGGTGTATGACATCATACTGGACCGAAAACAGAACTATGACGAGCGCTCATATGTCTGCAAGCTTTTGAACCATCGTAAAGGTATGAACAAGATTCTTGAAAAAGTAGGCGAGGAGTCAATTGAAACAATCCTCGCAGTCAGGAACGAAAACCATGCAGAGATCATTTCTGAAAGTTCAGACCTTATTTTCCATCTTCTGGTAATGCTTGCAGCAAACAATGTTACCCTTGATGAAATCGCAGCCGAACTAACTGCCCGACATGAAAACATGAAAAGGGATTGA